The Amycolatopsis coloradensis sequence GCCAGTTCACTCACCGCGATGAGCGCCATCGCCTCCTGTCCGCCGAACGCCAAGCCGCCGCCACCCGAGCCGCGTTCCTTCGACAGCAGTTTCGACACCGATTCCCGCGCGAGCGCGTCGATGCCGAAGGACGCGAACATCTTCCGGATGATGTCGTACGGCGGCAGCTCCCCGCTTTCCAGCGCGTCGAGGTGCGGCCGGATCTCCTTGTCGACGAACTCCCGGATGGCGTCCCTGATCAGCAGTTCGGTCTCGGACCACTCGATCACGGCAGCCTCGCGGCGATGTCGTCGATCTCCCAGGCGGCCTCGGTTTCGATCACCTTGACGTCGTGCCAGCCCGCGAGTTCGGAGATCGCGCCGCCCTGCACCGCGAACACCTTGCCGGTGATCGGGCATTTCTCGGTCGCGAGGTAGGCCACCAGCGGCGAGATGTTGGCCGGGGAGAACGCGTCGAACTCGCCTTCCTCGACCTCCTGGGCGAAGATCGCGCCCATGCCCGGCGTCGCCAGGGTGAGCCGCGTGCGCGCGATCGGCGCGATCGCGTTGACCCGCACGCCGTAGCGTTCCAGTTCCTCGGCGGCGACCAGCGTCAGCGCGGCGATCCCCGCCTTCGCCGCGCCGTAGTTCGCCTGCCCTGCGTTCGGCAACGTGGTCCCGGACGCCGAGGCGGTGTTGATCACCGAACCCGCCACCGGTTCGCCGGCCTTGCTCGCGCTCTTCCAGTACGCGGCAGCGTGCCGCAGCACCGCTGCGTGTCCCTTCAGATGCACCGCGATCACGGAATCCCATTGGGACTCTTCCAGTCCCGCGATGAACGCGTCGCGCAGAATGCCCGCGTTGTTCACGACGACGTCCAGCCTGCCGAACTCGCTCACCGCCTGCGCGACCAGTTCCTCGGCGCCCGCCCAGTCGGCGACGTTGGCCGTGTTCGCCACGGCCTTCCCGCCCGCCGCGCGGATCTCGTCGACGACTTCCTGTGCGGGCCCGGTGTCACTGCCGCTGCCGTCGTTCGCGCCGCCGAGGTCGTTGACGACGACGCTCGCGCCCTCCCGCGCGAACAGCAGCGCGTGCTCGCGGCCGATCCCGCGTCCGGCGCCGGTGATGACGGCGACCCGCCCGTCGAGTGCTCCCATGGCTTTTGCTCCTACTCCGCGAATTCCGCGAGGCCGTCCTTGATCACGACGGTTTCGCCGACGGTGGTTTCGAACGCGTAGCTCCCGGCACCCGCACTCCAGATGGACGTCGTCAGGTCCTGCCCGGGCAGCACCGGTTTGGCGAATCGGACGGCGAACCGCTTCAGTCTGTCCACATCGGACCCGGCGACCTCGGTCAGCAGCGCCCACGAGGTGAACGCCATGGTGCACAAGCCGTGCGCGATGATCCCCGGCAGTCCGGAATCCTTCGCGACCTCTTCGTCGAGATGGATGGGCATGGGATCGCCGGCGGCGGGCGCGTATCGGTACGTCTGGTCGTCGTCGACGTGCTGGCTGACCTTCGCCACCGGCGCCCGCGAACGCAGGCCTTCGTCGAACTTGTGCTCCGGCCCGAGTTCACCCCGTGTCTCGCCGGTGTCGAACCCGCGCACGAACAGGGTCACGTACTGCTCGTTGACCAGGTCGCCGTCCTCGGTCCGGCATTCGAGGTGGATGGTGCCGCGCGTGCCGTTCTTCAGTCCTTCGTAGCCGGTCATCCGTGCTCGCGACACGAGCTTGTCGCCGGGCCGGATCGGCCGCTGGAACCGGAATTCCTGTTCCCCGTGCACGATCCGGCCGAACAAACCGACCGGGACGACCTCGAGCGCGGGCTCCATCAGCGACTCGAACACCGGCACGATCGCGAACACGGGGCTCGCGACGTCCCCGGTGAGATGCGCCGGGATCGGGTCGTTGGTGGCCTTCGCGTACTCGATCAGCCGCTCACGGGTCACCTCGAACCGGGACTCAGCGGTCCACTTGCCGAGCCCGCCGGGGTCGAATCGCTCGGTCACGCGACCAGCGCCTTGAGGTTCTCCAGGGAGGCGTCGAGGTTCTTCTTGCCGTCCTTCTCGACGGCCTTGCCGAGCGCGCCGACGATCATCTGGCCGGCGAACTCCGCGTCGATGCTGGCGAGTGAGCCCTCTCCGGAAGCCTCCACCGACAGCTCGAACTTGACCTTCACCCCGGCCATCCCGGTCCCGGAGATCGCCAGCTTCGACGGCGCCTCGAACTCGTCGACGGTCCAGGTGATCGTGTTCGGCATCCCGAGCATCGTGACGACCTCGGAGGCCTGCGCTCCCTTGGAGAATTCGGCCGGGACCTCGCCCTTCCACTTGGTGTGGATGGTCAGCCACTTCTCGAAGTTGTTGGGATTGGAGAACTCCGCCCACACCTTGTCGGGAGCGGCGGGGAGTTCGACGGAGGCACTGATCTTGCCCATGGTTCTTCCTTTCGATGGGATCAGCGCTCGGCGCGCTGGTAGGCGGTGACGACGGCGGCGCCGCCGAGTCCGATGTTGTGCTGCAGCGCGGCCTGGACGCCGTCGACCTGGCGTTTGTCCGCGGTTCCGCGCAGCTGCCAGGTGAGTTCGGCGCATTGCGCGAGGCCGGTGGCGCCGAGCGGGTGTCCCTTGGAGATCAGCCCGCCGGACGGGTTGACGACCCACTTGCCGCCGTAGGTGGTGTCCCCGGAGTCGACGAGCTTCCCGGCCTCCCCTTCGGCGCAGAGTCCGAGCGCCTCGTAGAGCAGGAGTTCGTTGGCGGAGAAGCAGTCGTGCAGTTCGATGACCTGGAAGTCCTCCGCGCCGAGCCCGGCCTGGTCGTACACCTGGCGCGCGGCCTGGACGTTCATGTCGTAGCCGATGATGTTCTTCGCGGTGCCGTCGAAGGTGCTGGCGAAGTCGGTGGTCATCGCCTGCCCGACGATCTCAACGGCCTGCCCCGCCAGCCCGTGCGAGTCCACAAAGGACTCGCTGGCGAGGATCGCCGCGCCGGACCCATCCGAGGTCGGCGAGCACTGGAGTTTGGTGAGCGGGTCATAGATCATCCGCGAGTCCAGGATGTCCTGCAGCGAATAGCTTTCCTGGAACTGCGCGTACGGGTTGTTCACCGAATGCCGGTGGTTCTTCTCGCCGATCTTGGCGAAGTGCTCGGCGGTGGTGCCGTAGGTCTTCATATGCTCGCGACCCGCCGCGCCGAACATCCACGGCGCGGGCGGGAAGAGCACCTCGGAGATCTCCGCGAGCGCCTGGATGTGCCTGCCCATCGGCTGTTCGCGGTCGTCGTAGGTCGAGCCGAGTGATCCAGGCTGCATCTTCTCGAAACCCAGCGCGAGCGCGCAGTCCGCGCGGCCGCCCCGGATCGCCTCCGCGGCGAGGTACAGGGCGGTCGACCCGGTCGAGCAGTTGTTGTTGACGTTGACGACCGGGATCCCGGTCATGCCCAGTTCGTAGACTGCCCGCTGCCCCGAGGTCGACTCGCCGTAGACGTAGCCGACGTAGGCCTGCCGCACCTCGTCGAAGGAGATCCCGGCGTCTTCGAGCGCCTTGGTCCCGGACTCCTTGGCCATCTGCGGGTAATCCCAGTCTTCGCGACGTCCGGGCTTCTCGAACTTCGTCATGCCCACGCCGACGACGTAAACCTTGTTGGCCACCACGACGCTCCTTGTCGTTGCTGTTGGAACTGAAGATACAGACAGGACTGTATTTATCAACCCCTTACATACAGGTCTGCATGGATGTTACTTGGTTCCCGTTGAGTGTCAGGTGACGCAGACAAGCGGCTCGCACCCCGGTTAAACAGGGCGGACACGACTCACAGGGGGTTTCGATGAAACGTACGAGCTTGGTCCTGGCAGCCACTGTCGCCTCGGGATTGCTGTCGGCGGGCACCGCGTCGGCGACAGACTGGACGATGAGCTACCTGCCGGTGCCCTTCGGCACTGTCCAGGTAGTGGCCACCGACGGGGCCGGAAGCTACGCGGGACACTCCGAAAGCGGCTTGCTCACCTGGTCGGGAGGGACCGTTCAGAACCACGGCCTCCCGGCGGGCTACGACACGATCGTGACCGTGGACGAGAACGCGTCGGGGTCGATTCTCACGAACAGCTACGCGATTTCGACCCGGACCTATCGTTCGTTCGTCTTCGAGAACGGTGGCTTCCAGCTTCTGGAGAAGGTGCCGAACTACGCCCAGACGCGGGTTACCGGCATGAACGACCGCGGCGATGTCGTCGGCTTCGTGCACAACGACCCGCGATTCGGTTCCTGGGCGGCGATCTGGCCCGCCGACGACCGCGCGCACCCGGTACTGCTGGACAGCCCGCCATTGCTCGGCCCGGTGGACATCGACCACGACGGCACGATCCTGATGCAGGAACACTCCGGCGGCGCCTGGCTTTGGAAGGACGGCGTGGCCCGGCAACTCGTCCTCCCGGAGGGTGTCCGCGAAGCACGCGCCCTCGCGATCCGGGACGGCAAGGTGCTGGCCAGTGTCCAAGGAGGCGACCGGCTTTGGACGGCCTACGACACCTCCGTTCCGGTGCCGGACTCCATGACAGCGGTCTCGCTCAACAGGTCGGGAGTCGTCACAGGTTGTTTGAGGACACCGGACTTCTCCACGGTTCCCGCGGTGTGGTCGCCGGGCGGCGCGGTCGAGACGCTTCCCGCGCCTTCCCCCGGCTGCGGCGCCCTCGTGGGCGAGAACGGCGAGGTCATGGGCTCCGTGCGGGATGACAGCAGCCCGAACCACAAACCCGTGGTGTGGCGCCGTGGCTAAAGTCGGGATATGGATCCCGAGGAGCTTCGGCAGCGGTTCTCCCTGCTGACCACCGCGCATCTGACCGACGGCTGCGTCCGCGCCGGCGTCCCGGTCCGGTGCGCGCCCGCCGGTACGCACGCGGTCGTGCCCGGCGGCCGCGTGGCCGGGCGGGTCACCCCCGCCCGGCACGTCGGCAGTGTCGACGTCTTCCTGGAGGCGTACGAAACCGCGAACCCCGGCGACGTACTCGTCGTCGACAACGGCGGCAGGCTCGACGAGAGCTGCGTCGGGGACCTCGCGGTGCTCGAAGCCGAGGCCGCCGGGCTGAGCGGCGTGGTCATCTGGGGGCTGCACCGCGACACCGCCGACATCAAGAAGATCGGGCTGCCGGTGTTCAGCCTCGGCTCGATCCCGACCGGACCGCTCTCGGTCTCGGCCCGCCCGGACGACGCGCTCGCGTCGGCCGTCGTCGGCGAGTGGACGGTGACGCGGGAAGATCTTGTGTTCGGCGACGAAGACGGCGTCCTGTTCGTCCCGGCAGACCGGGCGGACGAGGTACTGGACCGCGCCGAGGGCATCCGCGACACCGAGCGGCTCCAGGCCGACCGGATCCGCGCCGGAGAGTCCCTTCGCGGGCAAGTGCGCTTCGCCGACTTCCTCGCGGAGCGCGCGAAGTCGCCTTCGCTGACGTTCCGGCAGCACCTGCGGGCGGTGGGCGGCGCCATCGAGGAGTAGCAAGGGACCTTTGCTACCGCCTGACTCCGGGCGCGCCGCGAAGGCCGTCCGTGAAGGCCTCCTTGCCTACCCTGAAGGTAGTGAAGGGGCCCTTCACGGACTTTGGGTCCCTCAAGGAGGCCTTCACGACACCCGCGGGAGAGCAAGGGACCTTTGCTACCACCTGCGGGCCGCCGCTGTGGCAGTCTGGGTCCATGCAGGTCAAGACCGGCCGCTGGGCCCGGATCGCCACGGTCGGCCAGGCCCACTGGTTCTTCGGCAACCTCTACGAAGCCGTCGTCGACATCCCCCGCCTCACCGGCGAACGATCCCCCGGGCTCCTCACGCCGGGCAGCCCCGCGCGCTACTTCATCCCGGCGGCGCCGGCGACGATCGCGTCGACGGCGCTCGCGCTCACCGGCAGCTGGCACGAAGGCGGCGACCGGCGCGCGATCGCCATCGCAGCGGCGGGCACGGCCGCCGCCACCGGCATCACGGTCCAGCTCGTCCGATCGGTCAACCTGCCACTACTGAAGGAACAGCCGGACCTGGTACGCCGCGAGGAACTCGCCAGGAAATGGCATCGGGCGAACCTGGCCCGCCTGGCCCTGCTCATTCTCGTGCGGTTTGCCTTCCGCCGAGCCACAGCAGACCGTCGATGACGAAGCGGTTCTGCACCTCACTGCCGAAGGTCGACGAAAGCGGCTGGTTCGTCTCGTAGTTCATCTTGTCGTGGCCGAAGTTGGCGTACAGCATCTTGTACTTGGCGTTGGTCCAGAGGATCGGGTAGTACCCGCTGTACCAGGACTGGTTCGGATCGGTCCCGAGCGGAAAGCTCACCGGATCCACCGACGCGAGGATTCGGATGTCCGGGTTCTTGCGCAGGTCCCTGTTCCAGGCGTACCACTCGCTCACCGACGAGGTGAAGGTCGCGGGCAGCCGTGTGGTCGACGGATGCGGCCGGTTCTCCACCTTCAGCGTCGCCGTCGTCGGCCCCCAGGTGTTGGACTTGAACGCGCCAGTGCCGAGGAACCCGTTGTGGTACCAGTCCCAAGTGGACGGATTCGTGGTGAACGCCGCCACGTGGAAGCCGAAGAACGCCCCACCCGCGTTCATGTAACGCTCGAAGCCCGCACGCTGCGCCGAGGTCTGCGGCAGATCATCGAGGAACAGCACGACCTGGTACTGCGAGGGCTGAAGCGAGTTCAGCCGGTTCCAGTCGTTGGTCGCGGTGTAGCCGAAGTTGTGCTGTGAAGCGGTTTTCGGGAACCACTGGTTGGCTTCCTTGACGAAGCTGATATGCGCCGCGTCGTAGGTGCCGTTGTAGAAGGCCAGCACGTTGAACGCGGGTGCCGCCTGTGCCTTCACCGGCGCCAACGCCAGTGCGAGGCACGAAACGAACAGCAGAGCGAGTTGGACCGCGAATTTCCTCATACCTCACCACCCATGCCGAAAGTGCGTAAGTTCACATCTTGAATTAATACATGACAAAGCGCTAGACCTGCGGAAAAGCCGGTTCCCGCTGATCGGAACCGGCCCGGACCGATAACCTGGAGATTATGGAACTGCGGGACATCGAGATCTTCCTGACGCTGGCCGACGAACTGCATTTCGGCCGCACCGCGGAACGCCTGCACGTCTCGCAGGCACGGGTGAGCCAGACGATCAAGCAGGTGGAGCGCCGGATCGGCGCGCCGCTCTTCGCCCGCACCAGCAGGCGGGTCCGGCTCACGCCGATCGGCGAACGGCTGCGGGACGACCTCGGCCCCGCCTACCGCGCGCTGCACGAAGGCATCGACCGCGCGATCGCTGCCGGACACGGGATCGGCGGCGTGCTGCGGCTGGGTTTCGAAGCGCCCGGCGTCGCCGACCTGATCGAAGATCTCCTGGACTTTTTCCGGCAGCGCTACCCGGACACGGAACTCCTCATCCGCGAAGCCGATTTCGCCGATCCGATGGCGATGCTGCGCTCGGGTGAGATCGACGTGCTGGTGACCCTGCTTCCGGCCGACGAACCCGATCTCACGACCGGACCGGTCGTGTACACCGAACCGATGGTGCTGGCGGTGTCGTCGAAACACCCTTTCGCGCGACGGAAGTCCGTGTCCCTGGACGACCTCGCCCGCGACACCGTCCTTCGCGCGGCGCATCCGCCGGAGCCGTACTGGGTCGAGGAACCACGCCAGTGGTTGACGCCGGCCGGACACCCTGTGACGCGGGGCAAGCCCTTCGCGACCTTTCAGGAACTACTCGCCGCGATCGCCACCGGCGCCGGCATCTGCCCGCTCGCCGCACACGCGCGGGAGTACTTCAGCCACCCGCGAATCCGCTTCGTGCCCTTCGCAGGCTCTCCCGACGTCGAGTGGGGCCTCGTCTGGCCGCGCTCAGCGGAGACGGCCCGCGTACACGCCTTCGCGACTGTCGCCTCCGCTTCGCGCCCCTGACCAGCGAAAAGGGAGCAAGGGACCTTTGCTACCGCCCGGGGGTGTGTGGAAATAGAGACGTTGAGTGTCCCTATTTCCACACACCCAGCACTCTGCGTAGCGATGCTGACCGACCGTG is a genomic window containing:
- a CDS encoding SDR family oxidoreductase; amino-acid sequence: MGALDGRVAVITGAGRGIGREHALLFAREGASVVVNDLGGANDGSGSDTGPAQEVVDEIRAAGGKAVANTANVADWAGAEELVAQAVSEFGRLDVVVNNAGILRDAFIAGLEESQWDSVIAVHLKGHAAVLRHAAAYWKSASKAGEPVAGSVINTASASGTTLPNAGQANYGAAKAGIAALTLVAAEELERYGVRVNAIAPIARTRLTLATPGMGAIFAQEVEEGEFDAFSPANISPLVAYLATEKCPITGKVFAVQGGAISELAGWHDVKVIETEAAWEIDDIAARLP
- a CDS encoding MaoC/PaaZ C-terminal domain-containing protein, with amino-acid sequence MTERFDPGGLGKWTAESRFEVTRERLIEYAKATNDPIPAHLTGDVASPVFAIVPVFESLMEPALEVVPVGLFGRIVHGEQEFRFQRPIRPGDKLVSRARMTGYEGLKNGTRGTIHLECRTEDGDLVNEQYVTLFVRGFDTGETRGELGPEHKFDEGLRSRAPVAKVSQHVDDDQTYRYAPAAGDPMPIHLDEEVAKDSGLPGIIAHGLCTMAFTSWALLTEVAGSDVDRLKRFAVRFAKPVLPGQDLTTSIWSAGAGSYAFETTVGETVVIKDGLAEFAE
- a CDS encoding type II toxin-antitoxin system Rv0910 family toxin, whose product is MGKISASVELPAAPDKVWAEFSNPNNFEKWLTIHTKWKGEVPAEFSKGAQASEVVTMLGMPNTITWTVDEFEAPSKLAISGTGMAGVKVKFELSVEASGEGSLASIDAEFAGQMIVGALGKAVEKDGKKNLDASLENLKALVA
- a CDS encoding lipid-transfer protein; protein product: MVANKVYVVGVGMTKFEKPGRREDWDYPQMAKESGTKALEDAGISFDEVRQAYVGYVYGESTSGQRAVYELGMTGIPVVNVNNNCSTGSTALYLAAEAIRGGRADCALALGFEKMQPGSLGSTYDDREQPMGRHIQALAEISEVLFPPAPWMFGAAGREHMKTYGTTAEHFAKIGEKNHRHSVNNPYAQFQESYSLQDILDSRMIYDPLTKLQCSPTSDGSGAAILASESFVDSHGLAGQAVEIVGQAMTTDFASTFDGTAKNIIGYDMNVQAARQVYDQAGLGAEDFQVIELHDCFSANELLLYEALGLCAEGEAGKLVDSGDTTYGGKWVVNPSGGLISKGHPLGATGLAQCAELTWQLRGTADKRQVDGVQAALQHNIGLGGAAVVTAYQRAER
- a CDS encoding RraA family protein, producing MDPEELRQRFSLLTTAHLTDGCVRAGVPVRCAPAGTHAVVPGGRVAGRVTPARHVGSVDVFLEAYETANPGDVLVVDNGGRLDESCVGDLAVLEAEAAGLSGVVIWGLHRDTADIKKIGLPVFSLGSIPTGPLSVSARPDDALASAVVGEWTVTREDLVFGDEDGVLFVPADRADEVLDRAEGIRDTERLQADRIRAGESLRGQVRFADFLAERAKSPSLTFRQHLRAVGGAIEE
- a CDS encoding DUF1772 domain-containing protein; this encodes MQVKTGRWARIATVGQAHWFFGNLYEAVVDIPRLTGERSPGLLTPGSPARYFIPAAPATIASTALALTGSWHEGGDRRAIAIAAAGTAAATGITVQLVRSVNLPLLKEQPDLVRREELARKWHRANLARLALLILVRFAFRRATADRR
- a CDS encoding ThuA domain-containing protein; the protein is MRKFAVQLALLFVSCLALALAPVKAQAAPAFNVLAFYNGTYDAAHISFVKEANQWFPKTASQHNFGYTATNDWNRLNSLQPSQYQVVLFLDDLPQTSAQRAGFERYMNAGGAFFGFHVAAFTTNPSTWDWYHNGFLGTGAFKSNTWGPTTATLKVENRPHPSTTRLPATFTSSVSEWYAWNRDLRKNPDIRILASVDPVSFPLGTDPNQSWYSGYYPILWTNAKYKMLYANFGHDKMNYETNQPLSSTFGSEVQNRFVIDGLLWLGGRQTARE
- a CDS encoding LysR family transcriptional regulator codes for the protein MELRDIEIFLTLADELHFGRTAERLHVSQARVSQTIKQVERRIGAPLFARTSRRVRLTPIGERLRDDLGPAYRALHEGIDRAIAAGHGIGGVLRLGFEAPGVADLIEDLLDFFRQRYPDTELLIREADFADPMAMLRSGEIDVLVTLLPADEPDLTTGPVVYTEPMVLAVSSKHPFARRKSVSLDDLARDTVLRAAHPPEPYWVEEPRQWLTPAGHPVTRGKPFATFQELLAAIATGAGICPLAAHAREYFSHPRIRFVPFAGSPDVEWGLVWPRSAETARVHAFATVASASRP